A single Anatilimnocola floriformis DNA region contains:
- the hpnH gene encoding adenosyl-hopene transferase HpnH, whose amino-acid sequence MPVPISQMWTVASYVLRKKLTGVKRYPLVLMLEPLFRCNLACAGCGKIQFPADILRRDLSPEKCFQAADECGAPIVSIPGGEPLMHPQIDKIVEGLVARKKYVYLCTNALKLVAALPKFKPSKYLAFSVHMDGPREEHDHAVCREGVYDIAVEAIRAARAKGFRVTTNSTLFAGTDPERMRGFFDEMMKLGVEGMMVSPGYSYEKAPDQSHFLAREQTFRLFRQMLNNSPRRWQFNQTPLFLEFLQGKFDLECTPWGSPTYNIFGWQKPCYLLNDGYVQSFKELMETTDWDAFGRASGNSRCQDCLVHCGHEPSAVAATFGTLRGFLRTAKVSLFGSSRNAEEVIEPTEPSRPSKIPAPHIGRPAAKPLLQIERKTVAR is encoded by the coding sequence ATGCCCGTACCGATCAGTCAAATGTGGACCGTGGCCAGCTATGTGCTGCGGAAAAAACTCACCGGCGTGAAGCGCTATCCGCTCGTGTTGATGCTGGAACCGCTCTTTCGCTGCAACCTGGCCTGCGCCGGCTGCGGCAAGATTCAATTCCCCGCCGATATTCTCCGCCGCGATCTCTCGCCGGAAAAATGTTTTCAGGCCGCCGATGAGTGTGGTGCGCCGATCGTTTCGATCCCCGGCGGCGAACCGCTGATGCATCCGCAGATCGACAAGATCGTGGAAGGGCTCGTCGCGCGAAAGAAGTACGTTTATCTCTGCACGAATGCATTGAAACTCGTCGCCGCGCTGCCCAAGTTCAAGCCGAGCAAGTACCTGGCATTCTCGGTGCACATGGATGGCCCGCGCGAAGAACACGATCACGCCGTTTGCCGCGAAGGCGTTTACGACATCGCCGTCGAGGCAATCCGCGCCGCGCGAGCCAAGGGCTTTCGCGTGACGACCAACAGCACGCTCTTTGCCGGCACCGATCCAGAACGGATGCGTGGCTTCTTCGACGAGATGATGAAGCTCGGCGTCGAAGGAATGATGGTTTCGCCCGGCTACAGCTATGAGAAGGCGCCGGATCAATCGCACTTTCTCGCCCGCGAACAAACATTTCGTTTGTTCCGCCAGATGCTGAACAACTCACCGCGGCGGTGGCAGTTCAATCAAACGCCCCTGTTCCTCGAGTTCCTGCAAGGGAAGTTCGACCTCGAATGCACTCCCTGGGGCAGCCCGACCTACAACATCTTTGGTTGGCAAAAGCCCTGCTACTTGCTCAACGACGGCTACGTGCAGTCGTTCAAGGAGCTGATGGAAACAACCGATTGGGACGCCTTCGGTCGCGCGAGCGGCAACAGCCGTTGCCAGGACTGCCTGGTCCATTGCGGTCATGAACCAAGTGCCGTCGCCGCCACCTTCGGCACGCTACGCGGCTTTTTGCGAACGGCCAAGGTTAGCTTGTTCGGCTCTTCACGCAACGCCGAAGAAGTCATCGAACCGACCGAACCAAGCCGTCCCTCCAAGATCCCCGCGCCGCACATCGGTCGACCGGCAGCGAAACCACTGCTGCAGATCGAGCGAAAAACGGTCGCTCGGTAA
- a CDS encoding BBP7 family outer membrane beta-barrel protein: protein MKRFWQVSTTLMLTALLANQAVAEGYGPRSWKSHLPGAAPTPAIKPEYEAPTTELPASIDEWVDSKAVTPASATEVDSSTEQTSSRKTAQAKAAKTEATAVSNSTVDSSKKEKFASYYDQNEQPPPAPGLLQNGSSPSDRVTPPPFVDEPGPAYSGAMGGGGGNCNCDSCNDTGYGDACPCMPTRNFARIEYLMWWGRGRSTPPLVTSAFAGTPVADAGVLGQPNTTVLYGGNDIGTDWRSGARLTVGRVLDKEGEWMAVGRFYGLGDSSDSFHAESAAGDPILARPFFNAVLLQNDALLVAYPGFVENGVIDVRSRSTMLGVDALVRHMVLGEEDLTVDLVGGYQFSRLDDSLDIRNSETVVLDPNGIIAPGTAVSIRDSFKTRNEFHGGVIGLATDVYRGNFRLEMLGKVGFGNQHQTATINGNTTFTPLVGPATNDPQGLLARATNSGVFSRDVFTIIPEANFTLGYQHKNWNFSLGYSFMYWKDVAWAGDQIDPRVNQSNPLVGAPLPAFQFRNTDHWLQGLSFGAEYQF, encoded by the coding sequence ATGAAACGCTTTTGGCAAGTCTCGACAACGCTCATGCTCACCGCCTTGCTGGCGAACCAGGCTGTGGCCGAAGGCTACGGCCCGCGCAGCTGGAAATCGCACCTGCCGGGCGCCGCACCAACGCCTGCCATCAAGCCCGAATACGAGGCGCCGACCACGGAACTGCCTGCTTCGATCGACGAGTGGGTCGACAGCAAAGCCGTAACGCCGGCCTCGGCAACCGAAGTCGATTCGTCCACCGAACAAACGTCTTCGCGTAAGACCGCTCAAGCCAAAGCGGCCAAGACCGAAGCGACCGCCGTCAGCAATTCGACGGTCGATAGTTCGAAGAAAGAAAAGTTCGCCTCTTACTACGATCAAAACGAACAGCCGCCACCGGCTCCCGGCTTGCTGCAAAACGGCTCGTCGCCCTCAGATCGCGTCACGCCTCCGCCCTTTGTCGATGAACCTGGCCCGGCTTACTCCGGTGCGATGGGTGGCGGCGGCGGCAACTGCAACTGCGACAGCTGCAATGACACAGGTTATGGCGATGCCTGCCCATGCATGCCGACGCGGAACTTTGCCCGCATCGAATACTTGATGTGGTGGGGCCGCGGTCGTTCGACGCCGCCGCTCGTCACCTCGGCCTTTGCAGGAACGCCCGTCGCCGATGCCGGCGTGCTCGGTCAACCCAACACCACCGTGTTGTATGGTGGTAACGATATCGGTACCGATTGGCGGAGCGGTGCTCGCTTGACGGTCGGCCGCGTGCTCGACAAAGAAGGCGAATGGATGGCTGTTGGACGGTTCTACGGACTCGGCGACAGCAGCGACAGCTTCCATGCCGAGTCGGCCGCTGGTGATCCCATCCTGGCCCGGCCCTTTTTCAATGCCGTGTTGCTGCAGAACGATGCTTTGCTCGTCGCTTACCCGGGCTTCGTCGAAAACGGCGTGATCGACGTCCGCTCGCGGAGCACGATGCTCGGCGTCGACGCTCTTGTCCGGCACATGGTGCTCGGCGAAGAAGACCTGACAGTCGACCTGGTCGGCGGTTATCAATTCAGCCGGCTCGACGACAGCTTGGACATTCGCAACTCGGAAACGGTCGTGCTCGATCCGAACGGCATCATTGCCCCGGGCACCGCGGTTTCGATTCGCGACTCGTTCAAGACTCGCAACGAATTCCACGGTGGTGTGATCGGTCTGGCTACTGATGTCTATCGTGGCAACTTCCGCCTCGAAATGCTCGGCAAGGTCGGCTTCGGTAACCAACACCAGACGGCCACCATCAACGGCAACACGACGTTCACTCCGCTTGTGGGGCCTGCGACGAACGATCCGCAAGGGTTGCTCGCTCGGGCCACGAACAGCGGTGTGTTTTCCCGCGACGTCTTCACCATCATTCCCGAAGCCAACTTCACGCTCGGTTACCAGCACAAAAACTGGAACTTCTCGCTCGGCTACTCGTTCATGTACTGGAAGGACGTGGCCTGGGCCGGCGATCAAATCGACCCCCGCGTCAACCAAAGCAACCCGCTGGTTGGTGCTCCGCTGCCGGCCTTCCAGTTCCGCAACACCGACCACTGGCTGCAAGGCTTGAGCTTCGGTGCGGAATATCAGTTCTAA